A genomic region of Actinomycetes bacterium contains the following coding sequences:
- a CDS encoding DUF4388 domain-containing protein, which translates to MKLEGSLDAFGLPDIFQLLSHTKKTGGLHLRRGGADGVVYFADGAVCGASADERQQTLARRLVGSGTVDDDALRSAVQRAVNDQVGIGRALLESNAVDPELLREAATEQTFDAVFDLMCWTEGDFAFAGDESDPDGVGLRLPADTVVDEAQSRREAWDAAASGVPSPDTVLAMPVVLDDDPALTRDEWALLALVDGRRPVREIVELTGAGQFAVVSTLSRLVERGLLGVRNDAHDHAAVVARRLALLSPLEREGKRQRGNESDAGGAEKPASEEPEPAPVVSSATTEAAPETADEPDSSADEQPHDLEPVGISAVRQETLAPVMTTDQPSPLSRVHVNVSQQAGSPLRVGESTLGGGLSGVGGVVGSTATAPEPASSAIERDPNVNRSLLLRLIAGVRGL; encoded by the coding sequence GTGAAACTCGAGGGCTCGCTCGATGCCTTCGGCCTCCCGGACATCTTCCAGCTGCTGAGCCACACGAAGAAGACCGGAGGCCTGCACCTGCGGCGCGGGGGAGCCGACGGTGTCGTCTACTTCGCGGACGGCGCGGTCTGCGGCGCCTCGGCCGACGAGCGCCAGCAGACGCTGGCCCGACGGCTGGTCGGCAGCGGCACCGTGGACGACGACGCGCTACGGTCTGCGGTCCAGCGCGCGGTCAACGACCAGGTGGGCATCGGCCGGGCGCTGCTCGAGTCGAACGCGGTCGACCCCGAGCTGCTGCGCGAGGCCGCCACCGAGCAGACCTTCGACGCGGTGTTCGACTTGATGTGCTGGACCGAGGGCGACTTCGCCTTCGCGGGCGACGAGTCGGACCCGGACGGCGTCGGGCTGCGGCTGCCCGCCGACACGGTGGTCGACGAGGCGCAGAGCCGGCGCGAGGCCTGGGATGCCGCGGCCTCCGGCGTGCCGTCGCCGGACACCGTCCTGGCCATGCCCGTCGTCCTCGACGACGATCCCGCCTTGACCAGGGACGAGTGGGCGCTGCTGGCCCTCGTCGACGGCCGTCGCCCGGTTCGGGAGATCGTCGAGCTCACCGGGGCCGGCCAGTTCGCCGTCGTGTCCACGCTCTCCCGTCTGGTCGAGCGCGGGTTGCTCGGTGTCCGCAACGACGCGCACGACCATGCGGCCGTCGTCGCCCGCCGGCTCGCCCTGCTCTCCCCGCTGGAGCGAGAAGGCAAGCGCCAACGCGGGAATGAGAGCGACGCGGGCGGCGCCGAAAAGCCCGCCTCTGAGGAGCCTGAACCAGCGCCGGTCGTGTCGTCAGCCACGACCGAGGCGGCACCTGAGACTGCCGACGAGCCGGACTCATCGGCGGACGAGCAGCCGCACGACCTTGAGCCGGTGGGCATCTCTGCCGTCCGGCAGGAGACGCTGGCTCCCGTGATGACCACGGATCAGCCGTCGCCCCTGAGTCGCGTGCACGTCAACGTCTCCCAGCAGGCCGGTTCACCGCTGCGGGTGGGCGAGAGCACCCTCGGTGGGGGCCTGAGCGGGGTCGGTGGCGTCGTGGGCAGCACCGCGACCGCGCCCGAGCCGGCATCGTCGGCCATCGAACGTGACCCCAATGTCAACCGCAGCCTCCTGCTGAGGCTCATCGCCGGCGTCAGGGGGCTGTGA
- a CDS encoding ATP/GTP-binding protein — translation MATKARSRRGGQAVKIVVTGPFSAGKTTLIRTISEITVLSTERSITDSTRSRKAETTVAMDFGRITIDRELVLYLFGTPGQERFDFMWEILGEGMLGYVLLVDAEREDSLIEAVGILDAFRRMARVPFVVALNRSSAVDDRTEDRIRDVLQLGPETALLPVDATDKESVKGVLLALLYAVLDEVETERASV, via the coding sequence ATGGCGACCAAGGCGCGTAGCCGTCGTGGTGGACAGGCGGTGAAGATCGTCGTCACCGGCCCGTTCTCGGCCGGCAAGACCACGCTCATCCGCACCATCAGCGAGATCACCGTGCTGTCGACCGAGCGCAGCATCACCGACTCGACCCGCAGCCGCAAGGCCGAGACGACAGTGGCCATGGACTTCGGCCGCATCACGATCGACCGTGAGCTGGTGCTCTACCTGTTCGGGACGCCCGGCCAGGAGCGGTTCGACTTCATGTGGGAGATCCTCGGCGAGGGCATGCTCGGCTACGTGCTCCTGGTGGACGCCGAGCGCGAGGACTCCCTCATCGAGGCGGTGGGCATCCTGGACGCGTTCCGGCGGATGGCCCGGGTGCCGTTCGTGGTGGCGCTGAACCGCTCGAGCGCGGTGGATGACCGCACCGAGGACCGGATCCGAGACGTGCTGCAGCTGGGACCGGAGACGGCGCTGCTGCCGGTGGACGCCACCGACAAGGAGTCGGTCAAGGGCGTGCTGCTGGCGCTGCTCTACGCCGTGCTGGACGAGGTCGAGACCGAGCGCGCCTCCGTCTGA
- a CDS encoding O-antigen ligase family protein: MTIAERLGVALGEASETDRATTWGSPMTWIGLVVVALLVTWFPHPFGGRDVGATSVAAIGVAVSLVLVRPWRSAGPALIGLLAWLAVAALLVVPLTSGGRGAAVAATTYGLAAGAFLLTRWLGRDDLARRALVAAVALGGILQFGWAFLPWWGSGDPAHGMVGTYYWKNQYAAALLAPAVLGLALAVLNRRPWRLIGWVAAPLSVTGTFLSGSRAALAILAVGWLVVGVLLVAGAKQRRARVVRWVAVSLLTAAVAVVLPGPPLFSHQRSPLSQTVASTADGHLQSSGDYRLQVWTEAVHVFTDHPLTGAGYGRVASATAAWKPAGWPVSSLVHNGALQALADGGLLLAVPFLVLLGAAVLVLLRRAVPKGGSERDPLVEVAAVAGLMLIAHSMVDFDWSYPALAVITAVVIGLAIPARPVQQVGVTAGQSRATGWLAAVLVGSLVVGGLASWGQQFHINASVAVTSQGASK, translated from the coding sequence GTGACGATCGCTGAGCGGCTGGGAGTCGCGCTGGGGGAGGCATCCGAGACCGACCGAGCCACCACGTGGGGCTCCCCGATGACGTGGATCGGGCTGGTCGTCGTGGCCTTGCTCGTCACCTGGTTCCCGCACCCCTTCGGCGGACGTGATGTCGGTGCCACGTCAGTCGCTGCCATCGGGGTGGCTGTCAGCCTCGTCCTGGTCCGGCCCTGGCGCTCGGCCGGGCCGGCGCTGATCGGCCTGCTGGCCTGGCTCGCGGTCGCAGCGCTCCTCGTGGTCCCGTTGACCAGCGGGGGGCGTGGCGCGGCGGTGGCGGCAACGACCTATGGCCTGGCTGCCGGTGCCTTCCTGCTGACTCGCTGGCTGGGCAGGGATGATCTGGCTCGCCGGGCCCTGGTCGCCGCGGTCGCGCTCGGCGGGATCCTGCAGTTCGGCTGGGCGTTCCTGCCCTGGTGGGGATCCGGTGACCCCGCCCACGGGATGGTCGGAACGTACTACTGGAAGAACCAGTACGCGGCGGCGCTGCTGGCCCCCGCGGTTCTCGGGCTGGCTCTCGCGGTCCTCAACCGGCGCCCTTGGCGCCTGATCGGCTGGGTCGCAGCCCCGCTGTCGGTGACCGGGACGTTCCTGTCCGGCTCGCGGGCGGCGTTGGCCATCCTCGCGGTCGGCTGGCTCGTCGTCGGCGTGCTTCTCGTGGCTGGGGCGAAGCAGCGGCGTGCCCGAGTGGTCCGGTGGGTCGCTGTCTCCCTGCTGACCGCGGCGGTGGCCGTCGTCCTGCCCGGCCCGCCGCTGTTCTCCCACCAGCGATCACCACTGAGCCAGACGGTGGCGAGCACCGCCGATGGTCATCTGCAGTCCAGCGGCGACTACCGGCTGCAGGTCTGGACCGAGGCCGTCCACGTCTTCACCGACCACCCGCTGACGGGCGCCGGCTACGGCCGGGTGGCCTCGGCGACGGCAGCGTGGAAACCGGCGGGCTGGCCGGTGTCGTCGCTGGTGCACAACGGTGCGCTTCAGGCCCTGGCGGACGGCGGCCTGTTGCTGGCCGTCCCGTTCCTGGTCCTGCTCGGGGCGGCGGTTCTCGTCCTGCTGCGCAGGGCGGTCCCGAAGGGGGGATCAGAGCGGGATCCGTTGGTCGAGGTGGCCGCCGTCGCCGGTCTGATGCTGATCGCGCACTCGATGGTCGACTTCGACTGGTCCTACCCGGCGCTGGCCGTGATCACCGCCGTCGTCATCGGGCTGGCGATCCCCGCCCGGCCGGTCCAGCAGGTGGGAGTCACTGCGGGTCAGTCGAGAGCCACCGGCTGGCTGGCCGCGGTGCTGGTGGGCTCGCTCGTGGTCGGGGGCCTCGCCTCGTGGGGGCAACAGTTCCACATCAACGCGTCCGTCGCAGTCACGAGCCAGGGGGCCAGCAAGTGA
- a CDS encoding ATPase, T2SS/T4P/T4SS family, giving the protein MKQLGDILLEGGLVTHEQLQAAFEVHESAGRALGRVLVDQGVLSESQLVAALATQIGMRFVELGDQQVDPSAMSLVPAALARRYVVLPFGFEDGKLLLAMADPANFLAIEDVRAVAQVEVKPCVATRQDVLAAIDRLYRADSELEDLTAVLDTSNDEEDLSKVTADVDDAPIVRYVNMLITQAIQDRASDIHLEPTERDLRVRYRIDGVLHEVMRSPKNVQAGVISRLKIMADINIAERRIPQDGRLSVSSNGKKVDLRVATLPTVWGEKVVMRILDNSTARLDLSDLGFSDGNYERYSKSFTKPYGMILVTGPTGSGKSTTLYATLNILNKPEVNIITVEDPVEYRLPGVNQVQTNNKAGLTFASALRSILRSDPDIVLIGEIRDHETAQIAIEAALTGHLVLATLHTNDAPSAITRLTEMRIEPFLVGSAVDAVLAQRLARRLCTKCKEPYDPTPDMLRAARYPWQEGDQIPTFYRAVGCPACAKTGYRGRLALHEVMQVTEEIERLTVEHSSASTINEAAIAQGMVTLRNDGLAKVAQGVTSMDEILRVVV; this is encoded by the coding sequence GTGAAGCAGTTGGGGGACATTCTGCTCGAGGGTGGCTTGGTCACCCATGAGCAGCTGCAGGCGGCCTTCGAGGTGCACGAGTCGGCGGGTCGGGCGCTCGGCCGGGTCCTCGTCGACCAGGGTGTCTTGTCCGAGAGCCAGCTGGTGGCCGCTCTGGCCACTCAGATCGGCATGCGGTTCGTCGAGCTGGGCGACCAGCAGGTCGACCCGTCGGCCATGTCACTCGTTCCGGCGGCGCTCGCCCGCCGCTACGTCGTCCTGCCGTTCGGGTTCGAGGACGGCAAGCTGCTCCTCGCCATGGCCGATCCGGCCAACTTCCTGGCCATCGAGGACGTCCGGGCGGTCGCCCAGGTCGAGGTCAAGCCGTGCGTCGCGACCCGGCAGGACGTGCTGGCCGCGATCGACCGGCTGTACCGGGCCGACTCCGAGCTCGAGGACCTGACAGCGGTCCTGGACACCTCGAACGATGAGGAGGACCTCTCCAAGGTCACGGCGGACGTCGACGACGCCCCGATCGTGCGCTACGTCAACATGCTGATCACCCAGGCGATTCAGGACCGTGCCTCTGACATCCACCTGGAACCCACGGAGCGCGACCTGCGGGTGCGCTACCGCATCGACGGCGTCCTGCACGAGGTGATGCGCTCCCCGAAGAACGTGCAGGCGGGTGTGATCAGCCGGTTGAAGATCATGGCCGACATCAACATCGCGGAGCGCCGGATCCCCCAGGACGGCCGCCTGTCGGTGTCGAGCAACGGCAAGAAGGTCGATCTCCGGGTGGCGACGCTTCCCACGGTGTGGGGGGAGAAGGTCGTCATGCGAATCCTGGACAACTCCACCGCGCGCCTCGACCTGTCGGACCTGGGGTTTTCGGACGGCAACTACGAGCGGTACTCCAAGAGCTTCACCAAGCCCTACGGGATGATTCTGGTCACCGGGCCGACCGGTTCCGGAAAGTCGACGACGCTGTACGCGACGCTGAACATCCTGAACAAGCCCGAGGTCAACATCATCACGGTGGAGGACCCGGTCGAGTACCGGCTGCCGGGGGTCAACCAGGTGCAGACCAACAACAAGGCCGGGCTGACCTTCGCCTCGGCGCTGCGCTCGATCCTGCGCTCGGACCCCGACATCGTCCTCATCGGTGAGATCCGGGACCACGAGACGGCCCAGATCGCCATCGAGGCGGCGCTGACGGGTCACTTGGTCCTGGCCACGCTGCACACGAACGACGCGCCGAGCGCCATCACCCGGCTGACCGAGATGCGCATCGAGCCCTTCCTGGTCGGCTCGGCCGTCGATGCCGTGCTCGCCCAGCGGCTGGCCCGGCGGCTGTGCACCAAGTGCAAGGAGCCGTACGACCCGACGCCCGACATGCTCCGGGCCGCCCGATACCCGTGGCAGGAGGGGGATCAGATCCCCACCTTCTACCGGGCGGTCGGATGCCCAGCCTGCGCCAAGACCGGCTACCGGGGGCGGTTGGCGCTGCACGAGGTCATGCAGGTCACCGAGGAGATCGAGCGGCTGACGGTCGAGCACAGCTCGGCGTCGACCATCAACGAGGCGGCCATCGCCCAGGGCATGGTGACGCTCCGCAACGACGGGCTGGCCAAGGTCGCCCAGGGGGTCACGTCGATGGACGAGATCCTGCGCGTCGTGGTCTGA